The Arcobacter roscoffensis genome segment CTTACAGATGATACTTCAAACGCAGATGTTATTATTGTAAATACATGTGGTTTTATTGACTCGGCAAAAGAAGAGAGTATCAATACAATTTTAAATTTACATGATGAAAGAAAAGAAGAATCAGTTCTAGTTATGGCTGGTTGTTTAAGTGAAAGATATAAAGAAGATTTACAAAAAGAACTACCTGAAATCGATGTATTTACAGGTGTTGGTGACTATGATAGAATTGATGAACTTGTAAATGCAAAAAGATCAAACTTTACAAATGATGTATTTTTAGCAAATGATACAAATGATAGAGTAATCACAGGTTCAAACTACCACGCTTATGTAAAACTAAGTGAAGGATGTAATCAAGCTTGTTCTTTCTGTGCAATCCCTAGTTTCAAAGGGAAACTTCACTCAAGAACTCTTGAATCTTTAGAAAAAGAAGTAAAATCACTTATATCTCAAGGCTTTACAGACTTTTCATTTGTATCACAAGACTCTTCTTCATTCTTAAGAGACTTAGGAGAAAAAGATGGTTTAGAACAACTTGTTTCGTGCGTTGAAAAAATTGAGGGTATAAAAACTGCTAGAATCTTATATCTTTATCCATCAACTACTACTTTATCACTTATTGATAAAATTGCAGATTCAAATGTATTTGTAAACTACTTTGATATGCCACTTCAACACATCACACCTTCGATGCTAAAAATTATGAAAAGAGGAAAAGGTGTTGAAAAACTGATTGAACTTATGGATCATATGAAATCAAAGCCAAACTCTTTTGTAAGAACTACATTTATTGCAGGTCATCCAGGTGAAACACAAGAAGACTTTGAAGCTTTAGCAAAATATATTGAAGAGTATAAATTTGATAGAGCAAATGTATTTTCTTACTCTGATGAAGAAGGAACAACAGCTTCAAAATCAGATGCAAAAGTAGAACAAGAAATTATTGATGAAAGAGCTGATATTTTAGGTGAAATCATTGCTCAAACAACTCAAGAATCACTTGAAAAAGAAATAGGTCAAACTTTTGAGGTTTATGTGGATGGTGAGAGTGATGAACACGAATACTTATTAAGTGCTAGAAAAACTATCTGGGCTCCTGATATTGATGGTGAAATTTACATCAATGATAATGAATTAGTAGATGAAAAAGGTGAACAAAAACAGTTAGAGTTTGGGAAAATTTATACTGTAAAAGTCACAGAACTTATAGGTGATAAACTACTAGCAACTGTTATCAAATAACATGAACTTAAACTTTAGTGCAATAAAAGAGTCAAAAAACCTCCTTGCTTTTTCAGCAGGAATAGACTCTTGCGCATTATTCTTTCTTCTTCTTAAAGAAAATATTCCTTTTGATATTGCTATTGTTGATTATAATCTAAGAGAACAATCAAAAGAAGAAGTAACTTATACAAAAAACCTTGCTAAAAAATATAATAAAAAAGTTTTCATAAAAGAAGTATTTTTAGAAGGCTCAAATTTTGAAAAAAAAGCAAGAGATATAAGATATGCTTTCTTTGAAGAACTTATCAAAGAGCATAACTACACTACTTTAATTACAGCACATCAACTAAATGATAAATTAGAATGGTTTATGATGCAATTTTCAAAAGGTGCAGGACTAAGTGAACTTATTGGCTTTAATACATGGGAAGAAAAAGAGTTTTATAAAATCTACAAGCCTCTTTTAAATACTACGAAAGAGGAACTAGAAAACTACCTAAAAACAAATGAATTAAAATACTTTATAGATGAAACGAATAGTGATACAAAATACAAAAGAAACTATTTTAGACACAACTTTAGTGATAAGTTTGTAAATGAGTTTAAACATGGAGTTATAAACTCCTTTGAATATCTACAAGAAGATATAAACTCTTTAAATACAAATAATAAATATATTCAAAAAATTGCTGAGCTTGAAATTTATGAAAACTTAAATGATAATAACTTAAATATTAGACTTATAGACAAAAGTTTAAAAAGAAGAGGCTTTATACTTTCAAAGGCTTCAAGAGATGAGATTTTAAAACAAAAAGAAATTATAGTTTCACATAAAGTATCAGTAAGTATTACAGATAAATATATTTTTATTTGTCCTGCTTCAAAAATAACAATGGATAAAAAATTTAAAGAAAAATGTAGAGTAAGAAAAATACCTAAAAATATAAGATTTTATTTATATGAAAAAAATATAGATTTAGATGAGCTAATTATTTAAAAATTTTTTCATCTTTCTAGTTTCACTTAAATCATCTCTTGCTTGTGTTTTTTGATTTTTTAGAAAGTTTATACTTTTGAAAAAAAGTTCTTCCATTTGTTTAAGATCTTCAAGTTCTAAGTCAAAATCTTCTACACTGTTTTGACCTATATGCTCTTCATACCATAATACAAGAGCATCGGCTTTTTCATAAGATTCTAAGGAATCAATCCTTTTTAGTTCTTCTAAGGCCTTTATTGACCTGTCTCTTCTTTCCATGCTTCAATTAACCCTTGTGCTACTTTCATTACTTGATTTACAGCATTTATATTATCGTCAATACCAGCAGAAAAAAGTGTCTCTATTTGATATAAATATAATCCATCTAAATAATATGCAACATCTCCACCATCAAAGTCTAAAACATTTCTTAACTCATCAAAAATAGCGATTGTTTTATTTATATAAGTGAACTTTGCTTCTATATCACCCTCTTCCATTGCATTTTTTACAAATGAAAGATATTTAATTATACCTTCGTATAATTTAAGTATCAGTACATAAGGGTCATCTGAAACTGCGTTTTGTTGATTATATACATCTAATCCCATAAAGTATCTCCGTTATTCATCTAGTAATAAGTATATTATATATTTGCTTAATTTTAAACAAAAAGAGAAAAAATAATTTTCTCTTTTTCCTAGCTTGTTGTAGATTGTTGAATCATCATTTTTAGACCTGAGAAAGAAGATTCAAATTGTGTAATGAGTGCAGTATAAGCTGCAAACTGATTTGCTAACTGACTATATTTATCATCTAACTTTTCTATAGATTTTTCTTTTTCTTTTTCAAGAGTTTCTTCTCTTGAATCAATACCTTTTTCATAAGCATCTAATAATCCGCCTGTAAAATTCATTTCATCTAAAGTAGCTTTTAACTGTGTTCCAAAACCTTCTTTAGCAGCTGTACCTACAAATATATCTTTCAATTCTTCTGGATTGTCCGATAAAACTTTATTGAAAGCAACTAAATCTAGAGATATTTTACCTGTTTTATCTAACTCAAATCCATAATTAAATAAAGATTTATCAGAATTTTCACCATATTCACCAAAGAATTTTTCTTTTATTTGAGAAAGCATTGTTCTTAATGATGATTTATCCGCAATAGCACTATCCGCACTATCTATTTCTGTACCAACTAAATCAACTAATTCATTATATTTTGAAATAAAATCTGTTATTTGTGTTTCAACAAGAGAAGTATCTTTACTTACATTAATAGATGAAACTCCTTCTTTTGTTGCAGTTATATCTAAACCATCAACAGTAATTTTATTTTCAGCAGAAGAATAAGCAACCCCATCAACTTCTAAACTCATATTTTGTGCTGTTAAAGTATGATTTGTAGCATTTGTTGTTGTACCATCTGTTGTATAACCTAGAGCTTGACTAGCTGCACCTGAAATTGTTAAAGCATTTGCAAGCCCTGAACTTTCACTTTTTAAAACTAATCTATATGAATCATCACCTACTTGATCTAAAGAGGCATTAATACCTGTAGTATCATTTATTGCAGTTGCTAGTTCATCATAAGTTGCATAAGTCGATGTATCAAAAGTATGTGTAGTGCCATCAACTTCAATACTTAAAGTTCCAATATCACCTAAAGCATCTTTTGTAGCACCATTAATAGCATCTGATTGATACACATCTTTTTGAGCTAAACCTTTTACATCAACAGTTGTAATACCTGTGTTTACATTTTTAGAATCGGTTGCATTAAAAACAACAGAATCTCCTGATGTAGTTGCTGATTTTTCTTCAAAAGCATTTGATCCACTTGTAACAAATAAGTCAAAAGGTTTTATTGCTGCCAATAATTCATTTACTTTTGCATCAATAGTGGCAAAAGTTTCTTTTTCTTTTACAATATCTTCTAAATCTGTTTCTAATGGCTCTACTTGGGCTCTTCTCTCTGCTGCTTTTAATTTATCAATTAAATCTTGATTTAAAGCAGTAGATTGTCCTGTTCCTAATCCTAAAATTCCTTCAGCCATAATTTACTCCTTATTATCTTTTAAGACCTAATAAAGTCTGTAGCATTTCATCAATTACAGTTACAATTTTAGCGTTTGCTGTATATGCTGATTGAAACTTAATTAAATTAACCATTTCTTCGTCTTTATCAACTTTCACATGTTCATTATATGAAGATGTTAAAGCTGCTTTAATATCTTTTTGAGTATCTAAAACAAAATCCGTACTTTCTTTATCTTCAGATACAATAGCTCTAATTTCTTGGAAAAACTCTGAAAAAGATGTTCTATCATTATCTGTTGGGTCTTGTGCCCCATCATTAAAAGATAAATCTTTTTTCCATTGTAATTCAGCTAAATAATCTAAATCTTTTTGATCTAAATCATTAATTGCAGTTTCATTAAATTTCAAAGTACCTACACTTGTTCCAGAAAATAGTCCTAGTTTAACAGTATCTCCAACAGTACTATCAAGTTCATCAATTGCTTTTTCTCCAAATTTGTACTCATCTATACCTATTCTTATATATTTATCAGTTACATCGGCTAAAACTTTTGCAAACTTATCAAGCTTATCTTTATAAGTTTCAAGCTTATTGTTTGGTGAATCAGAACTTATGTTATCTGTTTGGATTTTTAAAACACCAGATTTTAAATCAACTTCTTTGTCATAAATTGCAACATAAGTTCTACTTACAGCATCATGACTTTGAAGTTCATCTTTATAAAAACTATTTCTAACTTCATCAAGATTACCATCACCATCTACATCATTACTTTCAGTAATAGTAATTCTTCCTTCAAACTTCCCATTTACACCTGGACTATCTGATTCTATAAGTAGAAATTTATCTTCACCATCGATATCAATTTTATCTCCATGCTCATCAATTCTATAATTACCATTATATGCTGTAATTAATCCTTTTGTACTTGGATTATCATTAATTGCATAAGCCAAAGCTCTTACATAATTATTTGCATCTACAACATCAGGAGTACCATCTTCATCAAAATCAATATCTACTGTATTTCCATCTTTGTCAGTATATTGTGAACTACCAACTGTTATAGTTACTTCTTGGTCATTATTAAGTTTATATGTTATTTTATCACCAGTTTCTGGAGTATTGCTTACTGCACCTGTAGTATTATCTATAAATGTTAAACTACTTCCAGTCCCTGCATCATCCGCAAATCTATCAATCTGAGCCTTATGCTCTTCTTGAACGCTCACATCTCTTACATTCGTGTTGTATCTTACTGCTACATTACCTGCAATTTTAAGTTCATACTCACCATAGGATCTATCTACTTTAATATCAACATAAGAAGATAACTGTTCTTCTAAATAGTCTCTTCTATCAAGTAAGTCATTTGTAGCTTCTGTTTGCTTACCTAACTTTTCATTGATTTGACCTATTTCACTAAGAATATCATTTACTTTATCTACATTCGAACCTAATTCATGTTCTTCTAATTCTTGGGCTCTTTCAATTCCTGTATATAAATTCTGTAAAGATTCAACTAAAAGTTTACCTTCGTTTATAAGTCCATTTTTATATACTTCTGAATTTGGATTTGACCTTAAGTTTTCAACTGCTTGGAAATATCTATTTAAATCTGAAGAGAAACCACTACTGTCAGTCTCTTTAAAAGCTGTCTCTACACTTCCTAAAATGCTTGAAAGTTTAGTATATCCTTGTTCCCTAGTATTTTCAGTCATAAGCCTGTCAAACATATACTGGTTTGTAACCCTATATGCGTTATCAGCACCAACACCACGACCTGTAAATCTAGTGTCAGTTTGCTCAAGCTCTTTTATATCAACAACTCTTTTTTTATAACCAGGAGTATTCTCATTAGCTATATTATTAGAAACATTCTCAACTGCTATCTTTGCAGCTGTTAAACCCGTTTGAGAAACATTTAATGTATTAAGCATAGAGACTCCTTTATAGTATATTGTCTAATTATTGCATTACATTTCTTAAAATTAGATTAAAAAGGCCATATGGCTCTCATGAGTTTAATTCCCCATGGAGTTTCCATAATATCAGCTTCAGTACCTTCTTTATCATACATAAGTTTTAGATTAGCTATTTGGTTTGAGCTAATTGAATTTTCAGAACTAATATCATATGGTCTTATCACACCTGTAACTATTATAACTTGTTTTTGTCCATCAATCAACAACTCTTTAGAGCCTTTAATATAGTAGTTACCATTTTGATATGTTTGTTCTATTATTGCCGAGATTGAAGTAGAAAAACTCTCAGCAAAACTTGTTTTCACTTCCCCTGAATCAGAGTTACTACTTTGTGTTGAAAAATCAACTCCAAGATTTCTATTAAATTTATCTGCAATTCCAGAAGCTGTACCACCTAAAGTATTAGTACCAGTACCTGCTAAAAGTCCTCCACCTAAACTACTATTTCTATCATTTGAAAGTTCTCTTTTATTGTTTGTATTTGATGTTAAATTCTCATCAATGTTTACCTGAATAATATCTCCAATCTGAAGATCTTTTTTATCTGCAAATAATGAAGTCCCTTCCATAGAGTATAGTGAGCCTTTGTTTTTCTTTGGTTTTGGTTGGGGTTTTGGTATTTGAACTTTTGGTTCTTCAAATTTTATTTGGGGTTCATTTGAGGCACAAGCACTAAAAAAAAGTGCTGCTATTAAAGGATAGGTGTATTTATACATTTAGTTTGCTTTTTAATATATATTGAACATCAATAGCAATAATTATTTCATTTAGTGTGTTTTTAACTAAAGCCATTGTTCCATATCTTACCATTAAAGGCTCAAGATTAGTATTTAATTCACAAATTAAAATTAATCTATTTTCTATAATCTTAACATGTCGTACATTTTCTTGACCTATTAACTCAACAGCTTTTTGAACTTCACTAACTATTATACCTTCAACTTTTTTCTTTTCGTCATCTTTTGCTTTTTGCTCTTGAAGTGCTGCTTGTTTAGCTTGAAGTTCAGCTTCTTGTTGTTTTTGCATCTCATTACTCATATGCCAGTAATAACCTGCAAACATAAGAATAACAACAACAAGTGATAAAAACTTTATAAGTTTTTGTTTTTTATTTCTCTTTACAGCAACTATCATTCTTGACTTCTTATTTAATTACAAATGTAGTGAAAAGTATTTGCTTAATGTGATTAGCTTTAATATCTTCATTTGAAGAAGTCGCTTCATTTAATACAGTATTAATTTCTTCAATTAACTCTTCTTTTAATAAGGCTTTTCCACCAACAGTTAATAACTCTTCAGAACTTCTAGCACTTATTTGTCTAATAACAACATCAATAATCTCTGCTCTATAATTTTCTGTTAAAGCAGCAATTGAAGGCTCAACACTTTTAATAGCAAAAGATAGTTTCATTAGTTTTTCTCTACCTTTTGAGTTAGTAATATTTAATACTAAATCATTAAGCTCTGCTTTAAATGTCTCTTTTGAGTCACCTGCTTCTTCTTTTTTAACTGTTTCTTCTTGAGTTTGACCATCTTTTGGAGAAAGTACTCCTTGTGAATATAAGAAATAAGCCCCACCAGCTACAGCTAAAATAAGAATAACAACAAGTGCAATAAGCACTATCATTAATCCTTTTCCACCACCTGAATTATTTCCCTGTGCTTCTGTTTCTTCTGCCATTACTCTCCCTTTTCATCTTTTATATTAAAATTCTCTAACATTTCAGTTAATTGTGCTGCGTTTTGAACACTTAATGATTTAAATAATAGTGTGATATTTTTCTCTTTTAATCTAATGATTATATCAAAAACATCTTCAAGTTTTCCCTCAGCAATCATTTCATCAAAAATTTTCGATGCTACTTTTGGCTTCATTTTGTTAAAAATTTTTGTTGTTTTACTCTCAACTGTTTGATTTATATCTCTTAAAGTTTGTTCATTTTTACTATAAAGTTGCTCAATTTCTTTTTTTTCAGACTCTATTTTTGCTAAAATTGTTTCTAATTCTTTTTTTCTTTCTTGATACTCTTTTTCTTTTTGGTTATAAAAAAGATTTAATTCTTTTTTTAGCTCTTTAATTTCTAATTTTTGCTTTGTAAGAGAACTACTATCATTTGACTGCTGGGCATAAGTAAAACAAAAAGATAAAACCACAAACATTAAAATTCTTATCAAAAACACTCCTTCTTAACCACTTATATATTTACTTTGAATATACTC includes the following:
- the rimO gene encoding 30S ribosomal protein S12 methylthiotransferase RimO, coding for MKFTTQNPDKSLHLVSLGCTKNLVDSEVMLGKLKDYTLTDDTSNADVIIVNTCGFIDSAKEESINTILNLHDERKEESVLVMAGCLSERYKEDLQKELPEIDVFTGVGDYDRIDELVNAKRSNFTNDVFLANDTNDRVITGSNYHAYVKLSEGCNQACSFCAIPSFKGKLHSRTLESLEKEVKSLISQGFTDFSFVSQDSSSFLRDLGEKDGLEQLVSCVEKIEGIKTARILYLYPSTTTLSLIDKIADSNVFVNYFDMPLQHITPSMLKIMKRGKGVEKLIELMDHMKSKPNSFVRTTFIAGHPGETQEDFEALAKYIEEYKFDRANVFSYSDEEGTTASKSDAKVEQEIIDERADILGEIIAQTTQESLEKEIGQTFEVYVDGESDEHEYLLSARKTIWAPDIDGEIYINDNELVDEKGEQKQLEFGKIYTVKVTELIGDKLLATVIK
- the tilS gene encoding tRNA lysidine(34) synthetase TilS, with amino-acid sequence MNLNFSAIKESKNLLAFSAGIDSCALFFLLLKENIPFDIAIVDYNLREQSKEEVTYTKNLAKKYNKKVFIKEVFLEGSNFEKKARDIRYAFFEELIKEHNYTTLITAHQLNDKLEWFMMQFSKGAGLSELIGFNTWEEKEFYKIYKPLLNTTKEELENYLKTNELKYFIDETNSDTKYKRNYFRHNFSDKFVNEFKHGVINSFEYLQEDINSLNTNNKYIQKIAELEIYENLNDNNLNIRLIDKSLKRRGFILSKASRDEILKQKEIIVSHKVSVSITDKYIFICPASKITMDKKFKEKCRVRKIPKNIRFYLYEKNIDLDELII
- the fliS gene encoding flagellar export chaperone FliS, giving the protein MGLDVYNQQNAVSDDPYVLILKLYEGIIKYLSFVKNAMEEGDIEAKFTYINKTIAIFDELRNVLDFDGGDVAYYLDGLYLYQIETLFSAGIDDNINAVNQVMKVAQGLIEAWKEETGQ
- the fliD gene encoding flagellar filament capping protein FliD — translated: MAEGILGLGTGQSTALNQDLIDKLKAAERRAQVEPLETDLEDIVKEKETFATIDAKVNELLAAIKPFDLFVTSGSNAFEEKSATTSGDSVVFNATDSKNVNTGITTVDVKGLAQKDVYQSDAINGATKDALGDIGTLSIEVDGTTHTFDTSTYATYDELATAINDTTGINASLDQVGDDSYRLVLKSESSGLANALTISGAASQALGYTTDGTTTNATNHTLTAQNMSLEVDGVAYSSAENKITVDGLDITATKEGVSSINVSKDTSLVETQITDFISKYNELVDLVGTEIDSADSAIADKSSLRTMLSQIKEKFFGEYGENSDKSLFNYGFELDKTGKISLDLVAFNKVLSDNPEELKDIFVGTAAKEGFGTQLKATLDEMNFTGGLLDAYEKGIDSREETLEKEKEKSIEKLDDKYSQLANQFAAYTALITQFESSFSGLKMMIQQSTTS
- a CDS encoding flagellar hook-associated protein FlgK; this translates as MLNTLNVSQTGLTAAKIAVENVSNNIANENTPGYKKRVVDIKELEQTDTRFTGRGVGADNAYRVTNQYMFDRLMTENTREQGYTKLSSILGSVETAFKETDSSGFSSDLNRYFQAVENLRSNPNSEVYKNGLINEGKLLVESLQNLYTGIERAQELEEHELGSNVDKVNDILSEIGQINEKLGKQTEATNDLLDRRDYLEEQLSSYVDIKVDRSYGEYELKIAGNVAVRYNTNVRDVSVQEEHKAQIDRFADDAGTGSSLTFIDNTTGAVSNTPETGDKITYKLNNDQEVTITVGSSQYTDKDGNTVDIDFDEDGTPDVVDANNYVRALAYAINDNPSTKGLITAYNGNYRIDEHGDKIDIDGEDKFLLIESDSPGVNGKFEGRITITESNDVDGDGNLDEVRNSFYKDELQSHDAVSRTYVAIYDKEVDLKSGVLKIQTDNISSDSPNNKLETYKDKLDKFAKVLADVTDKYIRIGIDEYKFGEKAIDELDSTVGDTVKLGLFSGTSVGTLKFNETAINDLDQKDLDYLAELQWKKDLSFNDGAQDPTDNDRTSFSEFFQEIRAIVSEDKESTDFVLDTQKDIKAALTSSYNEHVKVDKDEEMVNLIKFQSAYTANAKIVTVIDEMLQTLLGLKR
- a CDS encoding flagellar basal body L-ring protein FlgH translates to MYKYTYPLIAALFFSACASNEPQIKFEEPKVQIPKPQPKPKKNKGSLYSMEGTSLFADKKDLQIGDIIQVNIDENLTSNTNNKRELSNDRNSSLGGGLLAGTGTNTLGGTASGIADKFNRNLGVDFSTQSSNSDSGEVKTSFAESFSTSISAIIEQTYQNGNYYIKGSKELLIDGQKQVIIVTGVIRPYDISSENSISSNQIANLKLMYDKEGTEADIMETPWGIKLMRAIWPF
- a CDS encoding flagellar basal body-associated FliL family protein translates to MAEETEAQGNNSGGGKGLMIVLIALVVILILAVAGGAYFLYSQGVLSPKDGQTQEETVKKEEAGDSKETFKAELNDLVLNITNSKGREKLMKLSFAIKSVEPSIAALTENYRAEIIDVVIRQISARSSEELLTVGGKALLKEELIEEINTVLNEATSSNEDIKANHIKQILFTTFVIK